In Sandaracinaceae bacterium, a single genomic region encodes these proteins:
- a CDS encoding putative metal-binding motif-containing protein, with protein MRNLLGPFMVAFAFTGLSMPITADAQDVLYCRDSNSGTDAMDAALMDFTAMSPMATVTRNLDDTSLTACETALAGTTFDLVIVAVQGSGPYTTPNFDAHVMGGGRTIFTEWNRDAANAAMFEATYTTETNATTLTVVAPFDAGLTANPITLMNPGWGTYTMTLAPTGGATSIARLGTGAGAVRSASGRTIINGMLFDTGGADLQRFFLNEIRALLGPDADGDGVDAPADCDDFDATVFPGAPDMVCDGVDNDCNGTADDGFMGTATTCGVGACEGAGMTTCMAGVEDDTCVAGAPAPDDATCDGVDDDCDGMADEDYASVDTMCGLGPCAATGTSSCVEGVEMDTCMPGTPAGEDTTCDAMDDDCDGMVDEAFVGEATTCGVGACMTMVSSTCVDGMTEDACVPGTPAADDSTCDGIDDDCDMSVDEDGVCGDTDSGAIGADAGTGGADAGTDPMAAGGGCSCRVTVPSDASGQSAGWAFGLLGLLGLALVRRRLR; from the coding sequence ATGAGAAACTTACTTGGTCCGTTCATGGTGGCGTTCGCGTTCACGGGGCTGTCGATGCCGATCACCGCCGACGCGCAGGACGTCCTCTACTGTAGAGACTCCAACTCGGGCACGGACGCGATGGACGCCGCGCTCATGGACTTCACGGCGATGAGCCCGATGGCGACGGTGACGCGGAACCTCGACGACACGAGCCTGACGGCGTGTGAGACGGCGCTCGCCGGCACCACGTTCGACCTGGTGATCGTGGCGGTGCAAGGCAGCGGTCCGTACACGACGCCCAACTTCGACGCGCACGTGATGGGTGGGGGGCGCACCATCTTCACCGAGTGGAACCGGGACGCGGCCAACGCGGCGATGTTCGAAGCCACCTACACGACCGAGACGAACGCCACGACGCTCACCGTCGTGGCGCCCTTCGACGCGGGGCTCACGGCCAACCCGATCACGCTGATGAACCCCGGCTGGGGCACGTACACGATGACGCTCGCCCCGACGGGAGGCGCCACCTCGATCGCGAGGCTCGGAACGGGCGCGGGCGCGGTGCGCTCGGCGAGCGGTCGCACGATCATCAACGGGATGCTCTTCGACACGGGCGGCGCGGACCTGCAGAGGTTCTTCCTGAACGAGATCCGGGCGCTGCTCGGGCCCGACGCCGACGGCGACGGCGTGGACGCGCCCGCGGACTGCGACGACTTCGACGCGACGGTCTTCCCCGGCGCGCCCGACATGGTGTGTGACGGGGTCGACAACGACTGCAACGGCACGGCCGACGACGGGTTCATGGGCACCGCCACCACGTGTGGCGTGGGCGCGTGCGAAGGCGCGGGCATGACCACGTGCATGGCCGGCGTCGAGGACGACACCTGCGTCGCGGGAGCGCCGGCCCCGGACGACGCCACGTGCGACGGCGTCGACGACGACTGCGATGGGATGGCGGACGAGGACTACGCCTCCGTCGACACGATGTGTGGCCTCGGCCCTTGCGCGGCGACCGGGACGAGCTCCTGCGTGGAGGGCGTCGAGATGGACACGTGCATGCCCGGCACGCCGGCGGGCGAGGACACGACCTGCGACGCCATGGACGACGACTGCGACGGCATGGTCGACGAGGCGTTCGTGGGCGAAGCCACGACGTGCGGCGTCGGCGCCTGCATGACGATGGTGTCGAGCACCTGCGTCGACGGCATGACCGAAGACGCGTGCGTGCCCGGGACGCCGGCCGCGGACGACTCGACCTGCGACGGCATCGACGACGACTGCGACATGAGCGTCGACGAGGACGGAGTCTGTGGGGACACGGACAGCGGCGCGATCGGCGCGGACGCGGGCACCGGCGGCGCCGACGCGGGGACCGACCCGATGGCGGCGGGCGGCGGCTGCAGCTGTCGCGTCACGGTCCCGAGTGACGCCAGCGGCCAGTCCGCGGGCTGGGCGTTCGGTCTGCTCGGCTTGCTCGGCCTGGCGCTCGTGCGCCGTCGACTCCGCTGA
- a CDS encoding DUF6531 domain-containing protein: protein MLASKNTDGVIGVDIHWEMVPMPAPVPTPLPNPFVGLIMDPLGFAVGAVISAVISELCGAPPTGAVIVNFLPATNTGTEAMGFGHILIPPGTSWAPMPSVMPLVLPKETPSGPDNPAMPDDDGIVVTGSLTVHAMGSNFARFGDFVMSCSEPVRLPSSTILAMPKGLPVLVGGPPTLDAMAALGAFIRTKWMSHQLNNLLSRVVGPGRLRNLLSRAICFLTGHPVDVATGRVFTDHVDVELPGPLPLKIERVYNSGFADRAGALGHGWSHSLEQKVWRERGKVVYLTEDGREVEFDTFDFPNHRIEPGEEVYYPIDRLTLKCRGENTWEVWTSDGLCHDFEPLPGGDAGVARLTRMRTRDDHRIELHYDEHARLSWLRDSGGRRVLFENDAHGRLTKIKLPVSRGEGHFEHLRYSYDERGDLVRVTDAAGSFWEFEYTSHLLTRETDREGLSFYFGYDGIGQGAYCIRTWGDGGIYDHEILYDKQGGTTCVTNSLGAVTTYRQNEIHCVTEVIDAHGGVTKYEYDPRSLQRTAETDALGHTTRWAYDRRGNTTRIEAPDGAVTTLEPHPRFDAPVLAVDPNGGEWRWEYDDFGRIKGRANPFGHWTRYEYEDKRLARASTPGGAETALSYDYAGNVARVITATGAEVRFEHDRLGRVAKLVNPRGGVERRQYDALGNLMRVEEPHGVVRTFTYDKEQNLTRAVDSLRDISFTYAGYHRLHERLEAGTAIRFHYDTEDQLLAVENEHGERYRFDLDERGLVRSETGFDDFTRRYTRDAAGRVTQVDKPSGRVDQLTYDAAGRITDVAHSDGTFERYRYRADGSLIEASNDTAEVHFERDPLGKVVRELTRLPDGTEHWVRSGYGPDGHRVRVESSDGHMHHIHRNLAGDVTRVELEGNRWHVDFERDPLGLELSRSFPNGITSRWERDVVGRPMRRTVTYQGEKVLDDKRYVWEGDDQIRAILDPQHGDAHYEHDARGRLVWGRMPWGEEQHRAMDAVGNIFRSPDLSDRRYGKGGRIEEADGTAYRHDEDGNLVEKTDVLGDTTLYRWNGAGMLDSVLLPDGKEVSFEYDVMARRLARVCSERCTDGSQTRYTWDGNQPLADYDSEIGMRAWLFEPDGLALVASLDGDRIDGALTDQIDVPTQLFDQAGECVWSGFLDVHGEAALATAALALPFRWPGQRWDEELRLSYNRHRYYSPPTGAFVSVDPLGLSGSISLFAYPADPLSWADPLGLKTCAQAARDNRRGQFFEAVIGDDGVLRVVSGPLSAQEAVARLRRIIRDGGHGGIYTVASRDARSLARRVGRGRAGGRALHDVAHLNRASGSRSGNYSHFHPPGRPGGHVWYGTPRS from the coding sequence ATGCTCGCCTCCAAGAACACCGACGGGGTCATCGGCGTCGACATCCACTGGGAGATGGTGCCCATGCCCGCGCCCGTCCCCACGCCGCTCCCGAACCCCTTCGTGGGCCTGATCATGGACCCGCTCGGGTTCGCCGTCGGCGCCGTGATCAGCGCGGTGATCTCCGAGCTGTGTGGCGCACCTCCGACCGGCGCGGTCATCGTCAACTTCCTCCCGGCGACGAACACCGGCACCGAGGCGATGGGGTTCGGGCACATCCTCATCCCGCCCGGCACCTCGTGGGCGCCGATGCCGAGCGTCATGCCCCTCGTCCTCCCGAAGGAGACGCCCTCGGGGCCCGACAACCCGGCCATGCCCGACGACGACGGCATCGTCGTGACCGGCAGCCTGACCGTGCACGCGATGGGCTCCAACTTCGCGCGGTTCGGGGACTTCGTGATGAGCTGCAGCGAGCCGGTGCGCCTCCCGAGCTCGACCATCCTCGCGATGCCCAAGGGCCTCCCCGTCCTCGTCGGCGGCCCGCCCACCCTCGACGCGATGGCCGCGCTCGGCGCCTTCATCCGCACGAAGTGGATGAGCCACCAGCTCAACAACCTGCTCTCGCGCGTCGTCGGCCCAGGGCGCCTGCGCAACCTCCTGAGCCGCGCCATCTGCTTCCTCACCGGCCACCCCGTCGACGTCGCGACCGGTCGCGTCTTCACCGACCACGTCGACGTCGAGCTGCCTGGCCCGCTGCCTCTGAAGATCGAGCGCGTCTACAACTCCGGCTTCGCCGACCGCGCGGGCGCCCTCGGCCACGGCTGGAGCCACAGCCTCGAGCAGAAGGTCTGGCGCGAGCGCGGCAAGGTCGTCTACCTCACCGAGGACGGCCGCGAGGTCGAGTTCGACACCTTCGACTTCCCGAACCACCGCATCGAGCCGGGCGAAGAGGTCTACTACCCGATCGATCGCCTCACCCTTAAGTGCCGCGGCGAGAACACCTGGGAGGTCTGGACGTCGGACGGCCTCTGCCACGACTTCGAGCCGCTCCCCGGCGGCGATGCTGGGGTCGCGCGACTCACGCGCATGCGGACCCGCGACGACCACCGCATCGAGCTGCACTACGACGAGCACGCGCGCCTGAGCTGGCTCCGCGACTCGGGCGGCCGCCGCGTCCTCTTCGAGAACGACGCCCACGGCCGGCTCACCAAGATCAAGCTCCCCGTCTCGCGCGGCGAAGGTCACTTCGAGCACCTCCGCTACAGCTACGACGAGCGCGGCGACCTCGTCCGGGTCACCGACGCCGCGGGCTCCTTCTGGGAGTTCGAGTACACCTCGCACCTCCTCACCCGCGAGACCGATCGAGAAGGCCTCAGCTTCTACTTCGGCTACGACGGCATCGGTCAGGGCGCCTACTGCATCCGCACATGGGGCGACGGCGGCATCTACGACCACGAGATCCTCTACGACAAGCAGGGCGGCACCACCTGCGTCACCAACTCGCTCGGCGCCGTCACCACCTACCGCCAGAACGAGATCCACTGCGTCACCGAGGTCATCGACGCCCACGGCGGCGTGACGAAGTACGAGTACGACCCGCGCAGCCTCCAGCGCACGGCGGAGACCGACGCCCTCGGCCACACCACCCGCTGGGCCTACGACCGCCGCGGCAACACCACGCGCATCGAAGCCCCCGACGGCGCGGTGACCACCCTCGAGCCCCACCCCCGCTTCGACGCGCCCGTCCTCGCCGTCGACCCCAACGGCGGCGAGTGGCGCTGGGAGTACGACGACTTCGGCCGCATCAAGGGCCGCGCGAACCCCTTCGGCCACTGGACCCGCTACGAGTACGAGGACAAGCGGCTCGCCCGCGCCAGCACCCCGGGCGGCGCCGAGACCGCCCTCTCCTACGACTACGCGGGCAACGTCGCGCGCGTCATCACCGCCACCGGCGCCGAGGTCCGCTTCGAGCACGATCGCCTCGGCCGCGTGGCCAAGCTCGTCAACCCGCGCGGCGGCGTCGAGCGGCGCCAGTACGACGCGCTCGGCAATCTCATGCGCGTCGAGGAGCCGCACGGCGTCGTCCGAACCTTCACCTACGACAAGGAGCAGAACCTCACCCGCGCCGTCGACAGCCTGCGCGACATCTCCTTCACCTACGCCGGCTACCACCGCCTCCACGAGCGCCTCGAGGCGGGGACCGCGATCCGCTTCCACTACGACACCGAGGACCAGCTCCTCGCGGTCGAGAACGAGCACGGCGAGCGCTACCGCTTCGACCTCGACGAGCGCGGCCTCGTCCGCAGCGAGACCGGCTTCGACGACTTCACCCGCCGCTACACCCGCGACGCCGCCGGCCGCGTCACACAGGTCGACAAGCCCAGCGGCCGCGTCGACCAGCTCACCTACGACGCGGCCGGCCGCATCACCGACGTCGCCCACTCCGACGGCACCTTCGAGCGCTACCGCTACCGCGCCGACGGCTCGCTCATCGAGGCGAGCAACGACACGGCCGAGGTCCACTTCGAGCGCGACCCTCTCGGCAAGGTCGTCCGCGAGCTCACTCGTCTGCCCGACGGGACCGAGCACTGGGTCCGGAGCGGCTACGGCCCCGACGGCCACCGCGTGCGCGTCGAGTCCAGCGACGGCCACATGCACCACATCCACCGGAACCTCGCGGGCGACGTCACCCGCGTCGAGCTCGAGGGCAACCGCTGGCACGTCGACTTCGAGCGCGACCCTCTCGGCCTCGAGCTCAGCCGCAGCTTCCCCAACGGCATCACCTCACGCTGGGAGCGCGACGTCGTCGGCCGCCCCATGCGCCGCACCGTCACCTACCAGGGAGAGAAGGTCCTCGACGACAAGCGCTACGTCTGGGAAGGCGATGACCAGATCCGCGCCATCCTCGACCCTCAGCACGGCGACGCCCACTACGAGCACGACGCCCGAGGCCGCCTCGTCTGGGGCCGCATGCCGTGGGGCGAAGAACAGCACCGCGCCATGGACGCGGTCGGCAACATCTTCCGCAGCCCCGATCTCTCCGACCGCCGCTACGGCAAAGGCGGCCGCATCGAGGAGGCCGACGGCACCGCCTACCGCCACGACGAAGACGGCAACCTCGTCGAGAAGACCGACGTCCTCGGCGACACCACCCTCTACCGCTGGAACGGCGCCGGCATGCTCGACTCCGTCCTGCTCCCCGACGGCAAGGAGGTGTCGTTCGAGTACGACGTCATGGCCCGAAGACTAGCCAGAGTGTGTTCGGAGCGTTGCACCGATGGCAGTCAAACGAGGTATACGTGGGACGGAAATCAACCTCTGGCTGACTACGACAGCGAAATAGGCATGCGGGCCTGGTTGTTCGAGCCTGACGGTCTCGCCCTAGTCGCAAGCCTGGATGGTGACCGAATCGATGGCGCCTTGACGGACCAGATCGATGTGCCGACGCAGCTCTTCGACCAGGCCGGTGAGTGCGTCTGGTCCGGCTTCCTGGACGTGCACGGGGAGGCGGCGCTTGCGACTGCGGCGCTAGCACTTCCGTTCCGGTGGCCCGGCCAGCGCTGGGACGAAGAACTCCGCCTGTCATACAACCGGCACCGATACTATTCTCCCCCAACTGGCGCCTTCGTCTCGGTAGACCCGCTCGGACTCAGCGGGTCAATCAGCCTCTTCGCCTACCCGGCAGACCCGCTCAGCTGGGCGGATCCTCTGGGCCTCAAGACCTGTGCTCAGGCTGCTCGCGACAACCGCCGGGGACAGTTCTTCGAAGCCGTCATCGGAGACGATGGTGTCTTGCGCGTCGTGTCGGGCCCCCTTTCTGCCCAGGAAGCGGTCGCTCGGCTGCGACGCATCATCAGGGACGGTGGGCACGGCGGCATCTACACGGTCGCTTCGCGCGACGCGCGGTCGCTAGCTCGCCGTGTGGGAAGGGGCAGAGCCGGAGGCAGGGCGCTTCATGACGTTGCGCATCTGAATCGTGCATCGGGGTCCCGAAGCGGCAACTATTCACACTTCCACCCTCCGGGCAGACCGGGCGGACACGTTTGGTATGGAACTCCACGATCATGA